The Salmo salar chromosome ssa06, Ssal_v3.1, whole genome shotgun sequence genome window below encodes:
- the tulp4a gene encoding tubby-related protein 4a isoform X2, producing the protein MFAAVEHGPVLCSDSNILCLSWKGRVPKSEKEKPVCRRRYYEEGWLATGNGRGVVGVTFTSSHCRRDRTTPQRINFNLRGHNSEVVLVRWNEPFQKLATCDTDGGIFVWIQYEGRWSVELVNDRGAQVSDFTWSHDGTQALISYRDGFVLVGSVSGQRHWSSEINLESQITCGIWTPDDQQVLFGTADGQVIVMDCHGRMLAHILLHESDGIVSMSWNYPSFLVEDSSESDTDSDDYTPPQVQRLKPLLTVSFTSGDISLMNNYDDLSPTLIHTGLKDVVVQWCSQGDLLAVAGMERAVLPPDSSCLPPTRNAIVKFYNVCGEHIYTLDTPAQRPITTLCWGHRDSRLFLACGAVLYVVRVDHRVASLQLLCQQGIAGALREEKDVAKLTMPSRLCSYVTTAFTPTIKPPIPDPNNMRDFVSYPTAGNERLHCTMKRTEDNPEVGGPCYTLYLEYLGGLVPILKGRRISKLRPEFVIMDPKTDGKADEVYGNSLISSMIDSCNCSDSSDIELSDDWVGKKSPKISRGSKSPKLPRINIDPRKSPKLSRATQEISRSPRLPIRKPSIGSPSLTRREFPLDDITQHNYLAQVTSNIWGTKFKIVGLATFLPTNLGAVIYKTSLLHLQPRQMTIYLPEVRKISMDYINLPVFSPNVFSEDEDDLPVTGASGVADDNPPCTVNIPIAPIHSPAQAMSPTQSIGLVQSLLANQNVQLDILSNPTAISSVASAGAGGSSDQGQDTILTAQYTVPSRYSSPGQVIFGGLEMSRLLVGPPPSHHHQQQSHPQSHQQPLQQHHQQQQIQHQQQQQLQHHHQQLQQQQQRLAQQHHQQQLAQQHQQQIQQQQMLQHQQMQQQQIQQQQQHIQQQIQHMQQQQQHIQQQHQQQLQHQQQLQQQLQQQQHTQQLQQQQQQIQQHMQQQQQHQQHHQMQQQQQIQQHHQMQQQLQVPVPSQVSGAAVHQLQQGALQIPVPHPAGGLVAERRVSVEHEHLLKIKPTRSAPQLAEGDTVVFSAPLELSKMNPPPPYPGTVAAAAAAASAAATNAASGQAGGSNGTPPPVDLCLKKGEFSLYPPGQQAAQYPTPLGYERITTFDSRGNVEEVCRPRTRLVCNQNIYTLQVPGSSATLRVTSSSSTDGKKIQLPYASATLNRLTVPRYSIPSGDPPPYPDTANQNTTGGRSTGQRLDSSLIHATLRRNSREAALKVSQMLDPQRTLPPKAKSQNATLAASYQQRVPKALYTCSQCSSNSSGLSSAASSAPSGTANGIAGGTIIRQDFPPGNGAPHSTVIVHSNSASPLVSQSSYNLLSLDGSGNGGGGGNRDRADYVNSAFTEDEAMSQSLRHLALGGADVSGLTVKRPPPYQWDPATTEEVWVPQERTGSLSSAGPTGPHKPPPLILSPAQHLDISRLPFILSPKSPTSPSAASFQAAAAAAGYQISLQYASGTTYSGPQQQPMPGSPRLSSPKKVVAPVPFTQQDATLVLPPGYPANLSNLACCPLPPMYPGGSSCAGLPIPPIALHTPWGTYNPCPPMPSPSGTLPPMPPKLSQMMVDKTVLSPPPPPPPPPPPPPAELQLQGHGGSPEAMAMEAGEGFQEVLSLNESPVPSSAEKFGKKNRKRADGRAEEANAPAIAEGGKSKKEGRALGDFNSLISSPRLGSREKKKPKGQKEQQLKAKKLSKAPTNSEFQDSSESEPELFISGDELLNQCQSGKKGWKSKRSLRAASELEEIKCRKANEKEDRGLGSQGFVYVMANKQPLWNEATQVYQLDFGGRVTQESAKNFQIELEGRQVMQFGRIDGNAYILDFQYPFSAVQAFAVALANVTQRLK; encoded by the exons GTGGTGCTGGTGCGATGGAACGAGCCCTTTCAGAAGCTGGCCACCTGTGACACAGACGGAGGGATCTTTGTGTGGATCCAGTACGAGGGCCGCTGGTCTGTGGAGCTGGTCAACGATCGCGGGGCTCAG GTGAGTGACTTCACCTGGTCTCATGACGGTACCCAGGCTCTCATCTCTTACCGTGATGGCTTTGTCCTGGTGGGCTCGGTCAGCGGCCAGAGACACTGGTCATCAGAGATCAACCTGGAGAGCCAGATCACCTGTGGTATCTGGACCCCCGATGACCAGCAG GTATTGTTTGGTACTGCGGACGGCCAGGTGATCGTGATGGACTGCCACGGGCGCATGCTGGCCCACATCCTGCTGCACGAGTCAGACGGCATTGTCAGCATGTCATGGAACTACCCCAGCTTCCTAGTGGAGgacagcagcgagagcgacacagactctgatgactacacaccaccacaag TCCAACGTTTGAAGCCTCTGCTGACGGTCAGCTTCACCTCTGGAGACATCAGCCTGATGAACAACTATGAtgacctctctcccactctcatcCACACTGGCCTCAAAG aTGTGGTAGTCCAGTGGTGTTCTCAGGGCGATCTCCTGGCCGTGGCTGGGATGGAGAGAGCTGTCTTGCCCCCCGACTCCTCCTGTCTACCTCCTACCAGAAACGCCATCGTCAAGTTCTACAACGTCTGCGGAGAGCACATCTACACACTGGACACGCCTGCACaa CGTCCCATCACCACGCTGTGCTGGGGTCACCGGGACTCTCGTCTGTTCTTGGCTTGTGGCGCGGTACTCTACGTGGTGCGGGTGGATCACCGGGTGGCCAGCCTGCAGCTGCTGTGCCAGCAGGGCATCGCCGGGGCGCTCCGGGAGGAGAAGGACGTGGCAAAGCTCACCATGCCCTCTCGTCTCTGCTCTTACGTCACCACAGCCTTCACACCCACCATCAAG cCCCCCATTCCAGACCCCAACAATATGCGTGACTTTGTGAGTTACCCGACTGCGGGGAACGAGCGGCTGCACTGCACCATGAAGCGGACGGAGGACAACCCTGAGGTGGGCGGGCCCTGCTACACCCTCTACCTGGAGTACCTGGGGGGCTTGGTGCCCATCCTCAAGGGCCGACGCATCAGCAAGCTCCGTCCCGAGTTCGTGATCATGGACCCCAAGACGGACGGCAAAGCAG atGAGGTGTATGGGAACAGTCTGATCTCGTCGATGATAGACAGCTGTAACTGTTCAGACTCCAGTGATATAGAGCTGAGTGACGACTGGGTCGGCAAGAAATCCCCAAAGATATCCAGAGGCAGCAAGTCTCCCAAACTTCCCAG GATCAATATTGACCCCAGGAAGTCCCCCAAACTGTCCCGCGCTACCCAGGAGATCTCGCGGTCGCCACGGTTACCCATCCGGAAGCCATCCATTGGGTCCCCAAGTCTCACCCGCAGAGAGTTCCCCTTAGATGACATCACACAG CATAACTACCTTGCTCAGGTCACATCCAACATTTGGGGAACAAAGTTTAAGATTGTGGGACTTGCCACCTTCTTGCCTACCAATCTTGGTGCAG tgatcTACAAGACAAGTCTGCTCCACCTGCAGCCCAGACAGATGACCATCTACCTGCCGGAGGTGCGTAAGATCTCCATGGACTACATCAACCTGCCTGTGTTCAGCCCCAACGTCTTCAGTGAGGACGAGGATGACCTGCCTGTCACCGGGGCCTCGGGCGTGGCCGACGACAACCCTCCCTGCACTGTCAACATCCCTATTGCCCCCATCCACAGTCCCGCCCAGGCCATGTCCCCCACCCAGAGCATCGGCCTGGTCCAGTCCCTCCTAGCCAATCAGAACGTCCAGCTGGACATCCTATCCAATCCCACGGCCATCTCCTCCGTGGCTTCTGCAGGGGCGGGGGGGTCGTCTGACCAGGGCCAGGACACCATCCTGACCGCCCAGTACACGGTCCCCAGCAGGTACTCCAGTCCTGGACAGGTCATCTTTGGAGGGCTGGAGATGAGCCGGCTTCTGGTTGGGCCTCCTCCCTCtcatcaccaccaacaacaaAGCCATCCACAGAGCCATCAACAACCACTGCAGCAACATCatcagcaacaacaaattcagcatcaacaacaacagcagctacAGCACCACCATCAACAgctacaacaacagcaacaacgaCTAGCGCAGCAACATCACCAACAGCAACTGGCACAGCAACATCAACAGCAGATCCAGCAGCAGCAGATGCTGCAACACCAACAGATGCAGCAGCAGCagatccagcagcagcagcaacacattCAACAGCAGATCCAGCAcatgcagcaacagcagcagcacatCCAACAACAGCACCAACAACAGCTCCAGCACCAACAACAGCTCCAGCAgcagttacagcagcagcaacacacacagcagctgcagcaacagcagcaacagatACAGCAGcatatgcaacaacaacaacagcatcaGCAACACCATCAgatgcagcaacagcagcagataCAACAGCACCATCAGATGCAGCAACAGCTCCAGGTCCCTGTCCCCTCTCAGGTGTCAGGTGCAGCGGtgcaccagctccaacagggcgcGCTCCAGATCCCTGTCCCCCACCCTGCAGGGGGGCTGGTGGCTGAGAGAAGAGTCAGCGTAGAACATGAGCACCTGCTGAAGATCAAACCCACCCGCTCTGCCccccagctggctgagggggacACGGTGGTGTTCAGCGCCCCTCTGGAGCTCAGCAAGATGAACCCCCCGCCCCCCTACCCCGGGACGGTGGCCGCTGCCGCAGCGGCAGCCTCTGCTGCAGCAACCAACGCTGCCTCTGGACAGGCTGGGGGCAGTAACGGCACCCCGCCGCCAGTGGACCTGTGCCTGAAGAAGGGCGAGTTCTCCCTGTATCCTCCTGGCCAGCAGGCGGCACAGTACCCAACGCCGCTAGGCTACGAGCGGATAACTACGTTCGACAGCAGGGGTAACGTGGAAGAGGTGTGCCGGCCTCGAACGCGGCTTGTCTGCAACCAGAACATTTACACGCTCCAGGTCCCGGGAAGCTCAGCCACCCTCCGGGTTACCTCCTCTTCCTCAACAGACGGGAAGAAGATCCAGCTGCCCTACGCCTCGGCAACCCTCAACAGGCTCACCGTTCCCCGCTATTCCATACCCAGCGGAGATCCGCCCCCCTACCCCGACACAGCCAATCAGAACACCACAGGGGGGAGGAGCACCGGACAGAGGCTGGACAGCAGTCTGATCCACGCCACACTCAGGCGGAACAGCCGAGAGGCCGCTCTCAAAGTTTCCCAGATGCTGGACCCTCAGAGGACCCTGCCCCCTAAAGCCAAATCCCAAAACGCTACACTGGCGGCTTCCTACCAACAGAGGGTGCCCAAAGCCCTGTACACCTGCAGTCAgtgcagtagtaacagcagtgggCTTAGCAGTGCAGCCAGCAGTGCTCCCAGTGGGACTGCGAATGGAATCGCAGGAGGTACAATCATTAGACAGGATTTTCCTCCAGGGAATGGAGCTCCTCACAGCACGGTGATCGTCCACTCCAACAGcgcttctcccctagtctctcaATCCTCCTACAACCTGCTGAGCCTGGATGGCTCtgggaatggaggaggaggtgggaacagagacagggctGACTATGTGAACTCAGCCTTCACAGAGGATGAAGCAATGAGTCAGTCATTGAGGCATCTGGCACTAGGGGGTGCAGATGTGTCTGGACTGACAGTCAAGAGGCCACCGCCGTACCAGTGGGACCCAGCCACCACTGAGGAGGTGTGGGTGCCCCAGGAACGGACTGGTAGTCTGAGCTCTGCTGGCCCCACCGGACCCCACAAACCACCCCCGCTCATCCTCAGCCCAGCCCAGCACCTCGACATCTCCCGGCTGCCTTTCATCCTCTCCCCCAAGTCCCCCACCAGCCCCAGTGCTGCCTCTTTCCaggctgctgctgcagctgcAGGTTACCAGATCTCCCTTCAGTACGCTTCTGGCACAACCTACAGTGGGCCCCAGCAGCAGCCCATGCCAGGCTCTCCCCGTCTCAGCTCCCCTAAGAAGGTGGTGGCCCCGGTCCCTTTCACCCAGCAGGATGCCACCCTGGTCCTACCACCTGGCTATCCAGCCAACCTGTCTAACCTGGCCTGCTGCCCCCTACCTCCAATGTACCCGGGGGGAAGCTCCTGTGCCGGGCTCCCCATCCCCCCCATTGCCCTACACACCCCCTGGGGCACCTACAACCCCTGCCCCCCCATGCCCAGCCCCTCGGGGACGCTGCCCCCCATGCCCCCCAAGCTCTCTCAGATGATGGTGGACAAGacagtcctctctccccctcctcccccaccacctccccctccaccgCCCCCAGCAGAACTGCAGCTGCAGGGTCACGGTGGCTCACCAGAGGCCATGGCAATGGAGGCCGGAGAGGGCTTCCAGGAGGTCCTCTCCCTCAACGAGAGCCCCGTGCCCAGCAGTGCTGAGAAGTTCGGCAAGAAGAACCGCAAGCGGGCAGATGGCAGGGCTGAGGAGGCCAATGCACCGGCCATCGCCGAGGGAGGCAAATCCAAGAAGGAGGGCCGGGCCCTGGGCGACTTCAACTCTCTGATCTCCAGCCCGCGGCTGGGCAGCAGGGAAAAGAAGAAGCCCAAAGGCCAGAAGGAGCAGCAGCTGAAGGCTAAGAAGCTGAGCAAGGCTCCCACAAACAGCGAGTTCCAGGACAGCTCAGAGAGTGAACCTGAGCTCTTCATCAGCGGGGACGAGCTGCTCAACCAGTGCCAGAGCGGCAAGAAGGGCTGGAAGAGCAAGAGGAGCCTACGGGCGGCCAGCGAGCTAGAGGAGATCAAGTGCCGCAAGGCCAATGAGAAGGAGGACCGCGGGCTGGGAAGCCAGGGCTTTGTTTATGTGATGGCCAACAAGCAGCCACTGTGGAATGAGGCCACTCAGGTCTACCAGCTGGACTTTGGGGGACGTGTTACACAGGAGTCGGCCAAGAACTTCCAGATCGAACTGGAGGGGAGACAG
- the tulp4a gene encoding tubby-related protein 4a isoform X1 has product MFAAVEHGPVLCSDSNILCLSWKGRVPKSEKEKPVCRRRYYEEGWLATGNGRGVVGVTFTSSHCRRDRTTPQRINFNLRGHNSEVVLVRWNEPFQKLATCDTDGGIFVWIQYEGRWSVELVNDRGAQVSDFTWSHDGTQALISYRDGFVLVGSVSGQRHWSSEINLESQITCGIWTPDDQQVLFGTADGQVIVMDCHGRMLAHILLHESDGIVSMSWNYPSFLVEDSSESDTDSDDYTPPQVQRLKPLLTVSFTSGDISLMNNYDDLSPTLIHTGLKDVVVQWCSQGDLLAVAGMERAVLPPDSSCLPPTRNAIVKFYNVCGEHIYTLDTPAQRPITTLCWGHRDSRLFLACGAVLYVVRVDHRVASLQLLCQQGIAGALREEKDVAKLTMPSRLCSYVTTAFTPTIKPPIPDPNNMRDFVSYPTAGNERLHCTMKRTEDNPEVGGPCYTLYLEYLGGLVPILKGRRISKLRPEFVIMDPKTDGKADEVYGNSLISSMIDSCNCSDSSDIELSDDWVGKKSPKISRGSKSPKLPRDLVCPFTNRINIDPRKSPKLSRATQEISRSPRLPIRKPSIGSPSLTRREFPLDDITQHNYLAQVTSNIWGTKFKIVGLATFLPTNLGAVIYKTSLLHLQPRQMTIYLPEVRKISMDYINLPVFSPNVFSEDEDDLPVTGASGVADDNPPCTVNIPIAPIHSPAQAMSPTQSIGLVQSLLANQNVQLDILSNPTAISSVASAGAGGSSDQGQDTILTAQYTVPSRYSSPGQVIFGGLEMSRLLVGPPPSHHHQQQSHPQSHQQPLQQHHQQQQIQHQQQQQLQHHHQQLQQQQQRLAQQHHQQQLAQQHQQQIQQQQMLQHQQMQQQQIQQQQQHIQQQIQHMQQQQQHIQQQHQQQLQHQQQLQQQLQQQQHTQQLQQQQQQIQQHMQQQQQHQQHHQMQQQQQIQQHHQMQQQLQVPVPSQVSGAAVHQLQQGALQIPVPHPAGGLVAERRVSVEHEHLLKIKPTRSAPQLAEGDTVVFSAPLELSKMNPPPPYPGTVAAAAAAASAAATNAASGQAGGSNGTPPPVDLCLKKGEFSLYPPGQQAAQYPTPLGYERITTFDSRGNVEEVCRPRTRLVCNQNIYTLQVPGSSATLRVTSSSSTDGKKIQLPYASATLNRLTVPRYSIPSGDPPPYPDTANQNTTGGRSTGQRLDSSLIHATLRRNSREAALKVSQMLDPQRTLPPKAKSQNATLAASYQQRVPKALYTCSQCSSNSSGLSSAASSAPSGTANGIAGGTIIRQDFPPGNGAPHSTVIVHSNSASPLVSQSSYNLLSLDGSGNGGGGGNRDRADYVNSAFTEDEAMSQSLRHLALGGADVSGLTVKRPPPYQWDPATTEEVWVPQERTGSLSSAGPTGPHKPPPLILSPAQHLDISRLPFILSPKSPTSPSAASFQAAAAAAGYQISLQYASGTTYSGPQQQPMPGSPRLSSPKKVVAPVPFTQQDATLVLPPGYPANLSNLACCPLPPMYPGGSSCAGLPIPPIALHTPWGTYNPCPPMPSPSGTLPPMPPKLSQMMVDKTVLSPPPPPPPPPPPPPAELQLQGHGGSPEAMAMEAGEGFQEVLSLNESPVPSSAEKFGKKNRKRADGRAEEANAPAIAEGGKSKKEGRALGDFNSLISSPRLGSREKKKPKGQKEQQLKAKKLSKAPTNSEFQDSSESEPELFISGDELLNQCQSGKKGWKSKRSLRAASELEEIKCRKANEKEDRGLGSQGFVYVMANKQPLWNEATQVYQLDFGGRVTQESAKNFQIELEGRQVMQFGRIDGNAYILDFQYPFSAVQAFAVALANVTQRLK; this is encoded by the exons GTGGTGCTGGTGCGATGGAACGAGCCCTTTCAGAAGCTGGCCACCTGTGACACAGACGGAGGGATCTTTGTGTGGATCCAGTACGAGGGCCGCTGGTCTGTGGAGCTGGTCAACGATCGCGGGGCTCAG GTGAGTGACTTCACCTGGTCTCATGACGGTACCCAGGCTCTCATCTCTTACCGTGATGGCTTTGTCCTGGTGGGCTCGGTCAGCGGCCAGAGACACTGGTCATCAGAGATCAACCTGGAGAGCCAGATCACCTGTGGTATCTGGACCCCCGATGACCAGCAG GTATTGTTTGGTACTGCGGACGGCCAGGTGATCGTGATGGACTGCCACGGGCGCATGCTGGCCCACATCCTGCTGCACGAGTCAGACGGCATTGTCAGCATGTCATGGAACTACCCCAGCTTCCTAGTGGAGgacagcagcgagagcgacacagactctgatgactacacaccaccacaag TCCAACGTTTGAAGCCTCTGCTGACGGTCAGCTTCACCTCTGGAGACATCAGCCTGATGAACAACTATGAtgacctctctcccactctcatcCACACTGGCCTCAAAG aTGTGGTAGTCCAGTGGTGTTCTCAGGGCGATCTCCTGGCCGTGGCTGGGATGGAGAGAGCTGTCTTGCCCCCCGACTCCTCCTGTCTACCTCCTACCAGAAACGCCATCGTCAAGTTCTACAACGTCTGCGGAGAGCACATCTACACACTGGACACGCCTGCACaa CGTCCCATCACCACGCTGTGCTGGGGTCACCGGGACTCTCGTCTGTTCTTGGCTTGTGGCGCGGTACTCTACGTGGTGCGGGTGGATCACCGGGTGGCCAGCCTGCAGCTGCTGTGCCAGCAGGGCATCGCCGGGGCGCTCCGGGAGGAGAAGGACGTGGCAAAGCTCACCATGCCCTCTCGTCTCTGCTCTTACGTCACCACAGCCTTCACACCCACCATCAAG cCCCCCATTCCAGACCCCAACAATATGCGTGACTTTGTGAGTTACCCGACTGCGGGGAACGAGCGGCTGCACTGCACCATGAAGCGGACGGAGGACAACCCTGAGGTGGGCGGGCCCTGCTACACCCTCTACCTGGAGTACCTGGGGGGCTTGGTGCCCATCCTCAAGGGCCGACGCATCAGCAAGCTCCGTCCCGAGTTCGTGATCATGGACCCCAAGACGGACGGCAAAGCAG atGAGGTGTATGGGAACAGTCTGATCTCGTCGATGATAGACAGCTGTAACTGTTCAGACTCCAGTGATATAGAGCTGAGTGACGACTGGGTCGGCAAGAAATCCCCAAAGATATCCAGAGGCAGCAAGTCTCCCAAACTTCCCAG AGACTTAGTCTGTCCCTTTACCAACAGGATCAATATTGACCCCAGGAAGTCCCCCAAACTGTCCCGCGCTACCCAGGAGATCTCGCGGTCGCCACGGTTACCCATCCGGAAGCCATCCATTGGGTCCCCAAGTCTCACCCGCAGAGAGTTCCCCTTAGATGACATCACACAG CATAACTACCTTGCTCAGGTCACATCCAACATTTGGGGAACAAAGTTTAAGATTGTGGGACTTGCCACCTTCTTGCCTACCAATCTTGGTGCAG tgatcTACAAGACAAGTCTGCTCCACCTGCAGCCCAGACAGATGACCATCTACCTGCCGGAGGTGCGTAAGATCTCCATGGACTACATCAACCTGCCTGTGTTCAGCCCCAACGTCTTCAGTGAGGACGAGGATGACCTGCCTGTCACCGGGGCCTCGGGCGTGGCCGACGACAACCCTCCCTGCACTGTCAACATCCCTATTGCCCCCATCCACAGTCCCGCCCAGGCCATGTCCCCCACCCAGAGCATCGGCCTGGTCCAGTCCCTCCTAGCCAATCAGAACGTCCAGCTGGACATCCTATCCAATCCCACGGCCATCTCCTCCGTGGCTTCTGCAGGGGCGGGGGGGTCGTCTGACCAGGGCCAGGACACCATCCTGACCGCCCAGTACACGGTCCCCAGCAGGTACTCCAGTCCTGGACAGGTCATCTTTGGAGGGCTGGAGATGAGCCGGCTTCTGGTTGGGCCTCCTCCCTCtcatcaccaccaacaacaaAGCCATCCACAGAGCCATCAACAACCACTGCAGCAACATCatcagcaacaacaaattcagcatcaacaacaacagcagctacAGCACCACCATCAACAgctacaacaacagcaacaacgaCTAGCGCAGCAACATCACCAACAGCAACTGGCACAGCAACATCAACAGCAGATCCAGCAGCAGCAGATGCTGCAACACCAACAGATGCAGCAGCAGCagatccagcagcagcagcaacacattCAACAGCAGATCCAGCAcatgcagcaacagcagcagcacatCCAACAACAGCACCAACAACAGCTCCAGCACCAACAACAGCTCCAGCAgcagttacagcagcagcaacacacacagcagctgcagcaacagcagcaacagatACAGCAGcatatgcaacaacaacaacagcatcaGCAACACCATCAgatgcagcaacagcagcagataCAACAGCACCATCAGATGCAGCAACAGCTCCAGGTCCCTGTCCCCTCTCAGGTGTCAGGTGCAGCGGtgcaccagctccaacagggcgcGCTCCAGATCCCTGTCCCCCACCCTGCAGGGGGGCTGGTGGCTGAGAGAAGAGTCAGCGTAGAACATGAGCACCTGCTGAAGATCAAACCCACCCGCTCTGCCccccagctggctgagggggacACGGTGGTGTTCAGCGCCCCTCTGGAGCTCAGCAAGATGAACCCCCCGCCCCCCTACCCCGGGACGGTGGCCGCTGCCGCAGCGGCAGCCTCTGCTGCAGCAACCAACGCTGCCTCTGGACAGGCTGGGGGCAGTAACGGCACCCCGCCGCCAGTGGACCTGTGCCTGAAGAAGGGCGAGTTCTCCCTGTATCCTCCTGGCCAGCAGGCGGCACAGTACCCAACGCCGCTAGGCTACGAGCGGATAACTACGTTCGACAGCAGGGGTAACGTGGAAGAGGTGTGCCGGCCTCGAACGCGGCTTGTCTGCAACCAGAACATTTACACGCTCCAGGTCCCGGGAAGCTCAGCCACCCTCCGGGTTACCTCCTCTTCCTCAACAGACGGGAAGAAGATCCAGCTGCCCTACGCCTCGGCAACCCTCAACAGGCTCACCGTTCCCCGCTATTCCATACCCAGCGGAGATCCGCCCCCCTACCCCGACACAGCCAATCAGAACACCACAGGGGGGAGGAGCACCGGACAGAGGCTGGACAGCAGTCTGATCCACGCCACACTCAGGCGGAACAGCCGAGAGGCCGCTCTCAAAGTTTCCCAGATGCTGGACCCTCAGAGGACCCTGCCCCCTAAAGCCAAATCCCAAAACGCTACACTGGCGGCTTCCTACCAACAGAGGGTGCCCAAAGCCCTGTACACCTGCAGTCAgtgcagtagtaacagcagtgggCTTAGCAGTGCAGCCAGCAGTGCTCCCAGTGGGACTGCGAATGGAATCGCAGGAGGTACAATCATTAGACAGGATTTTCCTCCAGGGAATGGAGCTCCTCACAGCACGGTGATCGTCCACTCCAACAGcgcttctcccctagtctctcaATCCTCCTACAACCTGCTGAGCCTGGATGGCTCtgggaatggaggaggaggtgggaacagagacagggctGACTATGTGAACTCAGCCTTCACAGAGGATGAAGCAATGAGTCAGTCATTGAGGCATCTGGCACTAGGGGGTGCAGATGTGTCTGGACTGACAGTCAAGAGGCCACCGCCGTACCAGTGGGACCCAGCCACCACTGAGGAGGTGTGGGTGCCCCAGGAACGGACTGGTAGTCTGAGCTCTGCTGGCCCCACCGGACCCCACAAACCACCCCCGCTCATCCTCAGCCCAGCCCAGCACCTCGACATCTCCCGGCTGCCTTTCATCCTCTCCCCCAAGTCCCCCACCAGCCCCAGTGCTGCCTCTTTCCaggctgctgctgcagctgcAGGTTACCAGATCTCCCTTCAGTACGCTTCTGGCACAACCTACAGTGGGCCCCAGCAGCAGCCCATGCCAGGCTCTCCCCGTCTCAGCTCCCCTAAGAAGGTGGTGGCCCCGGTCCCTTTCACCCAGCAGGATGCCACCCTGGTCCTACCACCTGGCTATCCAGCCAACCTGTCTAACCTGGCCTGCTGCCCCCTACCTCCAATGTACCCGGGGGGAAGCTCCTGTGCCGGGCTCCCCATCCCCCCCATTGCCCTACACACCCCCTGGGGCACCTACAACCCCTGCCCCCCCATGCCCAGCCCCTCGGGGACGCTGCCCCCCATGCCCCCCAAGCTCTCTCAGATGATGGTGGACAAGacagtcctctctccccctcctcccccaccacctccccctccaccgCCCCCAGCAGAACTGCAGCTGCAGGGTCACGGTGGCTCACCAGAGGCCATGGCAATGGAGGCCGGAGAGGGCTTCCAGGAGGTCCTCTCCCTCAACGAGAGCCCCGTGCCCAGCAGTGCTGAGAAGTTCGGCAAGAAGAACCGCAAGCGGGCAGATGGCAGGGCTGAGGAGGCCAATGCACCGGCCATCGCCGAGGGAGGCAAATCCAAGAAGGAGGGCCGGGCCCTGGGCGACTTCAACTCTCTGATCTCCAGCCCGCGGCTGGGCAGCAGGGAAAAGAAGAAGCCCAAAGGCCAGAAGGAGCAGCAGCTGAAGGCTAAGAAGCTGAGCAAGGCTCCCACAAACAGCGAGTTCCAGGACAGCTCAGAGAGTGAACCTGAGCTCTTCATCAGCGGGGACGAGCTGCTCAACCAGTGCCAGAGCGGCAAGAAGGGCTGGAAGAGCAAGAGGAGCCTACGGGCGGCCAGCGAGCTAGAGGAGATCAAGTGCCGCAAGGCCAATGAGAAGGAGGACCGCGGGCTGGGAAGCCAGGGCTTTGTTTATGTGATGGCCAACAAGCAGCCACTGTGGAATGAGGCCACTCAGGTCTACCAGCTGGACTTTGGGGGACGTGTTACACAGGAGTCGGCCAAGAACTTCCAGATCGAACTGGAGGGGAGACAG